In one Dreissena polymorpha isolate Duluth1 chromosome 7, UMN_Dpol_1.0, whole genome shotgun sequence genomic region, the following are encoded:
- the LOC127839180 gene encoding uncharacterized protein LOC127839180 isoform X1, producing the protein MDALVTDSRARNFVKYCIAVRSCTEGLILFILKQCEEQFTRNVQYIKSVNGKEHAEQCNALHERIQSKHVHKQPTWNNADWSVPFNRSWQHMKCYITDSGYLETTSPQEAGLKALVQICYNHLDLQNSFGQQVTNLFKIEQTHDTIFKSESWLITDAALGTYVLDIQHVLTHVHQNLNSDVNAQLNIMQKLISDEIPVTVIDEIYARQHAVSTLNRFLISLDGTISNPQISDEIRTKKAELLVVKDIHARKRDELIRDADAKLDLLKQIVQTKENELLKIKAVIANQIPHNPIGNCVRANVDLQANTSHQTYATFLQEKIYDNSIETVCKQEQTENSIKIVGEGVLALSYNLSKVAEALGVQGLHLGELRMTANVLGTDNNDVLNRDIVNAGSERQNGVHLADRHGSQLQRSLQPVCEHLDNDGSSITRINYECVAFYIRCSTLHELNTLCEDFLTDKIQHLFQPLQDYLRTLPGCSNAYIVVNITERDFLKCIDPILRNVNHTLDLKSPVHSHISSKRVTPVASSSKHATEICTEKSETLAKEIQNNGANSLDTHHNKRTLNLYYYHCLQAICPWALGDTYERASEELVRRLEIFYSRNRFGNEMDHGNTEAVHDLYTAPLIYKITCDQNEFNANKLVNTYKTLFKSGERSYRRIFLQGEAGMGKTTFLAKLALDWCSEYTDCTNNQKKQNHQTCFTDVETLKEFYFVFFIALKESRKERALANMIQEQIIDLIYDSEEDRLNAYDLLLKIMRKEKCLVVQDGLDEWCDPYGILVLPKMITPCHSECTILTTTRPWKMSDTRISNSQIDCLLEHAGIREPFHLIQKVLVCFGSTGLNAQLEEFKRYVNANNLHHLCSKPGLLQYVAKLWMDGIHLQGSMCHIYSTLLDKLLKKASNTSGYFDQPPVVCFEGTQYLKPNLELVISLSKLAFAQLFSCEKESSLVFNDWQLGQYISQDKKVIALKAGLLMQRKLQTTLSFVHKTVQEFLAAFYIASNTQVIEDVIATYLKDYPEDCVEISQVFIFLCGLNVDSANTLLNSIEHYINPFDNGSIHHVDLSRLISAGFEEAVANRQTDICLEISDIDFDFLYDSNQDAKKNILLMNKANIRSLKLHNVAALSLSYPYGLSAKVLQQILIDSKRCLIQLCMTDIEGDFGILDLSPCQNLRSIIITARHATNERAIVTLKSKALLNLTRLEHLILKCNCDGLDLRSCHNLETVYITGTVTLHPNTLNRLPKLRILLLDCPYSDLELTSSHIIETLDVGESVTLVGNELCKLNQLKHIKLMCKCDELDLSCYENLETVELTELVTVMPVRHALAKLKNLSLLCKYNGLDLSLFPNLETIVLGKHISLLPNKLRLLTKLKCLTLAGMLHVQNLIPLTEDTELYKAMSLPSTIEDVTLINVTVSASWHRCLISKLKSIERSARSVITDLYEIPGSEHEDVCISCVIPLSLNKSSKRPPNML; encoded by the exons ATGGATGCACTTGTTACCGATTCGAGAGCCCgcaattttgtaaaatattgtatagCCGTACGAAGTTGCACAGAGGGTTTAATCCTGTTCATACTCAAGCAGTGCGAAGAACAATTTACAAGAAATGTACAATACATTAAAAGCGTAAATGGAAAGGAACACGCAGAACAATGCAATGCGTTACATGAACGCATTCAATCCAAGCATGTACACAAGCAGCCAACTTGGAATAATGCTGATTGGAGTGTACCTTTCAACCGTTCATGGCAGCATATGAAGTGTTACATTACAGACAGCGGCTACCTAGAAACAACATCACCTCAAGAGGCAGGACTAAAGGCGCTTGTTCAAATCTGCTACAATCACTTAGATTTGCAGAATAGTTTTGGCCAGCAAGTTACAAATCTATTTAAG atcGAGCAGACTCACGACACTATTTTTAAGTCAGAATCATGGCTGATTACAGACGCCGCGTTGGGGACATACGTACTGGATATACAACATGTTCTTACACACGTTCATCAAAATTTAAATTCGGACGTTAACGCGCAGTTAAATATCATGCAAAAG CTTATTTCCGACGAAATACCAGTAACGGTTATCGATGAAATATATGCAAGACAACATGCAGTTTCAACACTGAACAGATTTCTAATATCATTAGATGGTACGATATCGAATCCACAAATTAGCGATGAAATTCGAACTAAAAAAGCAGAGCTGTTGGTCGTGAAGGACATTCATGCTCGCAAACGTGATGAGCTTATTCGTGATGCAGATGCTAAACTTGATCTATTAAAGCAAATCGTGCAGACAAAAGAGAACGAACTTTTAAAAATTAAGGCAGTAATTGCAAATCAAATTCCGCATAATCCGATTGGAAATTGTGTTAGGGCAAACGTTGATCTGCAAGCAAATACTTCTCATCAGACATACGCAACGTTtttgcaagaaaaaatatacgACAATTCAATAGAAACAGTCTGCAAACAAGAGCAAACAGAAAACTCAATAAAGATTGTTGGTGAAG GCGTACTAGCTCTTTCGTATAATCTATCGAAGGTTGCAGAGGCATTAGGTGTACAAGGACTACATTTAGGAG AATTAAGAATGACGGCGAACGTTCTTGGCACCGACAACAATGATGTACTGAATCGAGATATTGTAAATGCTGGAAGTGAACGCCAAAATGGTGTACACTTGGCTGATAGACACGGTAGTCAACTTCAACGATCTCTACAACCTGTATGTGAACACTTAGATAACG ATGGATCGAGCATCACTCGCATCAATTACGAATGTGTTGCTTTTTACATTCGCTGTTCAACATTGCACGAGCTGAATACACTTTGCGAGGACTTTCtcactgacaaaatacaacatttgTTCCAACCGTTGCAAGACTACTTGCGAACTCTGCCAGGGTGTTCAAATGCATACATCGTGGTTAACATAACTGAGAGAGactttttgaaatgtattgaccCAATcc TCAGAAATGTAAATCACACATTGGATTTGAAGAGTCCAGTACACAGCCATATAAGTTCAAAGAGAGTGACACCTGTAGCATCCTCGTCAAAGC ATGCTACAGAAATATGTACAGAGAAAAGTGAAACACTTGCAAAAGAAATACAGAACAATGGTGCCAACAGTTTAGATACACATCACAACAAGCGCACGCTAAATCTCTACTATTATCATTGTCTTCAGGCGATATGCCCATGGGCACTTGGTGACACGTACGAACGAGCCTCCGAAG AGCTTGTCCGGCGTTTGGAAATTTTTTACTCGAGAAATAGGTTTGGGAATGAAATGGATCATGGAAATACCGAAGCCGTTCATGACCTGTATACAGCACCCTTAATATACAAAATTACCTGCGATCAAAATGAGTTCAACGCGAACAAATTGGTAAATACGTACAAAACACTTTTCAAATCAGGAGAAAGGTCGTATCGACGAATATTCTTACAAGGAGAAGCAGGCATGGGGAAAACAACATTTCTTGCAAAATTAGCACTGGATTGGTGCAGTGAATATACAGATTGTACAAACAATCAAAAAAAGCAAAACCATCAAACGTGTTTTACTGACGTTGAAACATTGAaggaattttattttgttttctttatcgCACTGAAAGAGTCGAGAAAGGAAAGAGCATTAGCCAATATGATACAAGAACAAATTATCGACCTTATATACGATTCCGAAGAAGATCGCCTGAATGCTTACGATCTTCTGCTTAAAATCATGAGAAAGGAGAAATGTTTGGTGGTTCAAGACGGTCTCGATGAGTGGTGTGATCCTTACGGCATATTAGTTCTTCCCAAGATGATAACACCATGTCACAGTGAATGCACAATTCTAACTACCACCCGGCCATGGAAAATGTCAGACACGCGTATATCAAATTCACAAATCGACTGCCTTCTAGAGCATGCTGGAATACGAGAACCATTTCATCTTATTCAAAAGGTATTGGTATGTTTTGGTTCAACGGGGCTTAACGCACAGCTGGAAGAATTCAAAAGGTACGTAAATGCGAATAATTTGCATCATTTATGTTCAAAACCAGGGCTTCTACAATATGTTGCTAAGCTGTGGATGGATGGCATACATTTACAGGGATCTATGTGCCATATTTACAGTACACTGCTCGACAAACTGTTAAAGAAGGCAAGCAATACATCTGGATATTTTGATCAGCCGCCCGTTGTGTGTTTTGAAGGAACACAATACTTGAAACCCAATCTGGAACTTGTGATTTCACTTTCGAAATTAGCATTTGCTCAATTGTTTTCATGTGAAAAAGAAAGCTCGCTAGTATTCAACGATTGGCAGTTAGGACAATACATATCTCAAGATAAAAAGGTAATTGCTCTCAAAGCTGGTCTTTTAATGCAAAGAAAGCTGCAAACCACATTATCATTTGTTCATAAAACTGTGCAAGAATTTCTTGCAGCTTTCTATATTGCCAGCAATACACAGGTAATTGAAGACGTTATAGCAACATATTTGAAAGATTATCCCGAAGATTGTGTAGAGATTTCACAGGTGTTCATATTTTTATGTGGACTAAATGTTGATAGCGCCAATACGTTATTAAATTCAATAGAACATTATATAAATCCATTTGACAATGGTTCAATTCATCATGTTGACTTGTCTCGCTTAATAAGCGCCGGTTTTGAAGAGGCTGTAGCTAATAGACAAACTGATATTTGCCTCGAGATAAGTGACATCGATTTCGATTTCTTGTACGATTCTAATCAAGACGCGAAAAAGAACATTTTACTGATGAATAAGGCCAATATAAGATCATTAAAATTGCATAACGTCGCTGCATTATCGCTGAGCTATCCATATGGACTTTCTGCAAAGGTATTACAGCAAATTTTAATCGACTCAAAGCGTTGCCTAATTCAGTTATGCATGACTGATATAGAAGGTGACTTTGGCATACTGGATCTTTCACCTTGTCAGAATCTTCGATCAATAATAATCACAGCGCGGCATGCAACAAATGAAAGGGCAATAGTAACTCTGAAATCAAAAGCACTACTTAACCTGACGCGTCTAGAACATCTCATACTTAAATGCAATTGTGATGGATTAGATTTAAGATCTTGTCACAATCTTGAAACTGTTTACATTACAGGGACAGTGACCTTGCATCCAAACACTTTAAATAGGCTTCCAAAGTTAAGAATACTTTTGTTAGACTGTCCGTATTCTGATCTAGAATTGACATCGAGTCACATAATTGAAACATTAGACGTGGGTGAGTCTGTTACACTTGTGGGTAATGAGTTATGCAAGCTTAACCAATTGAAACATATTAAGCTAATGTGTAAATGTGATGAACTTGATTTGTCATGCTATGAAAATTTAGAAACAGTCGAACTCACAGAGCTTGTTACAGTGATGCCAGTAAGACATGCGCTGGCTAAACTGAAAAACTTATCCTTGCTTTGTAAGTATAATGGCCTGGACCTGTCGTTGTTCCCAAACCTAGAAACAATAGTGCTAGGCAAACATATAAGTCTATTACCAAATAAACTTCGCTTACTAACGAAGTTAAAATGCTTGACATTAGCTGGAATGTTACATGTCCAGAATTTAATTCCACTAACCGAAGATACTGAATTGTATAAAGCCATGTCTTTGCCATCAACAATAGAGGATGTTACACTTATAAATGTAACTGTTTCTGCTTCGTGGCATCGGTGTCTGATATCAAAACTCAAGTCAATAGAACGCTCAGCAAGAAGCGTGATTACTGATTTGTACGAAATACCCGGAAGTGAACATGAAGATGTGTGTATTTCATGTGTAATACCACTTTCACTGAACAAAAGCTCAAAACGTCCACCTAATATGTTGTAA
- the LOC127839180 gene encoding uncharacterized protein LOC127839180 isoform X2: MDALVTDSRARNFVKYCIAVRSCTEGLILFILKQCEEQFTRNVQYIKSVNGKEHAEQCNALHERIQSKHVHKQPTWNNADWSVPFNRSWQHMKCYITDSGYLETTSPQEAGLKALVQICYNHLDLQNSFGQQVTNLFKIEQTHDTIFKSESWLITDAALGTYVLDIQHVLTHVHQNLNSDVNAQLNIMQKLISDEIPVTVIDEIYARQHAVSTLNRFLISLDGTISNPQISDEIRTKKAELLVVKDIHARKRDELIRDADAKLDLLKQIVQTKENELLKIKAVIANQIPHNPIGNCVRANVDLQANTSHQTYATFLQEKIYDNSIETVCKQEQTENSIKIVGEGVLALSYNLSKVAEALGVQGLHLGELRMTANVLGTDNNDVLNRDIVNAGSERQNGVHLADRHGSQLQRSLQPVCEHLDNDGSSITRINYECVAFYIRCSTLHELNTLCEDFLTDKIQHLFQPLQDYLRTLPGCSNAYIVVNITERDFLKCIDPILRNVNHTLDLKSPVHSHISSKRVTPVASSSKHATEICTEKSETLAKEIQNNGANSLDTHHNKRTLNLYYYHCLQAICPWALGDTYERASEVSTKVHQLRTLARICFGTFLDRTERPARQHVNHI; the protein is encoded by the exons ATGGATGCACTTGTTACCGATTCGAGAGCCCgcaattttgtaaaatattgtatagCCGTACGAAGTTGCACAGAGGGTTTAATCCTGTTCATACTCAAGCAGTGCGAAGAACAATTTACAAGAAATGTACAATACATTAAAAGCGTAAATGGAAAGGAACACGCAGAACAATGCAATGCGTTACATGAACGCATTCAATCCAAGCATGTACACAAGCAGCCAACTTGGAATAATGCTGATTGGAGTGTACCTTTCAACCGTTCATGGCAGCATATGAAGTGTTACATTACAGACAGCGGCTACCTAGAAACAACATCACCTCAAGAGGCAGGACTAAAGGCGCTTGTTCAAATCTGCTACAATCACTTAGATTTGCAGAATAGTTTTGGCCAGCAAGTTACAAATCTATTTAAG atcGAGCAGACTCACGACACTATTTTTAAGTCAGAATCATGGCTGATTACAGACGCCGCGTTGGGGACATACGTACTGGATATACAACATGTTCTTACACACGTTCATCAAAATTTAAATTCGGACGTTAACGCGCAGTTAAATATCATGCAAAAG CTTATTTCCGACGAAATACCAGTAACGGTTATCGATGAAATATATGCAAGACAACATGCAGTTTCAACACTGAACAGATTTCTAATATCATTAGATGGTACGATATCGAATCCACAAATTAGCGATGAAATTCGAACTAAAAAAGCAGAGCTGTTGGTCGTGAAGGACATTCATGCTCGCAAACGTGATGAGCTTATTCGTGATGCAGATGCTAAACTTGATCTATTAAAGCAAATCGTGCAGACAAAAGAGAACGAACTTTTAAAAATTAAGGCAGTAATTGCAAATCAAATTCCGCATAATCCGATTGGAAATTGTGTTAGGGCAAACGTTGATCTGCAAGCAAATACTTCTCATCAGACATACGCAACGTTtttgcaagaaaaaatatacgACAATTCAATAGAAACAGTCTGCAAACAAGAGCAAACAGAAAACTCAATAAAGATTGTTGGTGAAG GCGTACTAGCTCTTTCGTATAATCTATCGAAGGTTGCAGAGGCATTAGGTGTACAAGGACTACATTTAGGAG AATTAAGAATGACGGCGAACGTTCTTGGCACCGACAACAATGATGTACTGAATCGAGATATTGTAAATGCTGGAAGTGAACGCCAAAATGGTGTACACTTGGCTGATAGACACGGTAGTCAACTTCAACGATCTCTACAACCTGTATGTGAACACTTAGATAACG ATGGATCGAGCATCACTCGCATCAATTACGAATGTGTTGCTTTTTACATTCGCTGTTCAACATTGCACGAGCTGAATACACTTTGCGAGGACTTTCtcactgacaaaatacaacatttgTTCCAACCGTTGCAAGACTACTTGCGAACTCTGCCAGGGTGTTCAAATGCATACATCGTGGTTAACATAACTGAGAGAGactttttgaaatgtattgaccCAATcc TCAGAAATGTAAATCACACATTGGATTTGAAGAGTCCAGTACACAGCCATATAAGTTCAAAGAGAGTGACACCTGTAGCATCCTCGTCAAAGC ATGCTACAGAAATATGTACAGAGAAAAGTGAAACACTTGCAAAAGAAATACAGAACAATGGTGCCAACAGTTTAGATACACATCACAACAAGCGCACGCTAAATCTCTACTATTATCATTGTCTTCAGGCGATATGCCCATGGGCACTTGGTGACACGTACGAACGAGCCTCCGAAG TTTCTACAAAAGTACACCAGTTGCGTACTCTCGCGCGGATTTGTTTCGGAACCTTTCTCGATCGGACAGAGCGACCGGCAAGGCAGCATGTGAACCATATATGA